TCGACGTGTTTAGCGAGGAGATTGTATTTCCGTTTTGGAACATGATTTCAATAGATGGAAATGGCCGATAGTCATTCATTGTTCAAACGCTGGGGGATTTCAAGGATGGAAGGAGAGTTAGAAAGTTGACTTATTTGTCTCTATCGAGCTATGTCACTACGAGTCCAGCTGCATCCACACTAATGCCGCGTCTGGCTTTAGCCGACAGAATTCTACTGTGTCTGTAGCAGGCGCCCAGACTCTGGCAGAAGGAGGGGTTGAAAAGGTTGCGCGTCATTTGGGGTAAAAATCAGATGATATCCCTGTCCTGTTATCTTTAAATCCGTAATATTGTCGCTTCAACCCAATCATTCTCTGCCTCGAGTTGCTTGTGTAGTCCATCTCGACAGAGGTTTCTTTCCTGACTGCAGATGTAATCATGACGGACATTACCTCATACAAATTCAACCACACGATGCTTAAGGTCAAGGGTATGTTTATCTCCCATCTCATATCGCTTCGTCAACTCTAATGCTGTTGCAGACCCGAAAGCAAGTATTGCTTTCTATAAACATCTCGGAATGGATCTGTTGTCAGAGTACAAGGTTCCGGATCACAAATTGGAGCTGTACTTTGTTGCCGGCGGTATTACCTTCTCACATCTTCTCCCCTTCGGTCACCAGAAAACTGACACGTTCCATGGGCTTTCAAGACTCGGCCATATCCGCGTCGCACGGAACGCACCAGAGCGATCGTGAGGGCGTGTTGGAATTAAGCTACAGCTATGGGATCGAAAACACATCTGGCGGCGATCAAGAACCCAGAGGTCTACGACCCGTTTGCTTATCCGTGGATAACGTCAAAACTACCTGCAAAGCCCTATGCGATGCTGGGTATAGAATAAATTGCAACTCTGAGGAAGAGACCGCTCATGTCCTCGATCCCGATGGGTTCTGGATCAAGCTCATCGCTCATCGCTCACTGGGTCGCATAGACGATACCGCTACCGCGGACTGCAAGGGTTCCAAGGTCCATCATACTATGATTGGTGTCAGAGACAAAAATGTGTCTCGGAAGTTCTATGAGCAGGTCTTCGGCATGACGTGGAAGTACGAACAGCACAGCACCCAGGCTGGTCGCGATAGGTTCTTGCTCGGCTGTGGAAAGCCACATACCAGTGGGCCAAGTGTCGACATCTCCAAACCGGATGTCAAGTGCGAAGGGCTTCTAGAGCTGCTTTGCAGCGAGGACACAAAGAACAAAGACGGCATGGAACACCACAACGGCAACCTCGAGCCGGATGATCCTGGTCACATTTGCATTTCAGTAGATGATGTTCACGCGGCTTGCGAGCGACTCGAAAGTCTCGGCGTACAATGGCAAAAGCGTCTCATGGACGGGCCATTCAGAGTCGCCTTCGTTCATGACCCGGATGGAAATGTTAGTCTTCTTCACGTTTACCTTCAAACCTAAGCGAGGGAATCCCTCTTCGGCTATGGTTCCCCATTCTCGGGCATTCACATACTCACCAGTGTTTCATTCATACAGCTGATCGAAATAATTCAGAACGAGATGTACAAGCCTGTTAAGCACGAGGCGTGATGGTATGACTGCCAAGGATGTTCATATCATGCTCATGGAATGTAAAAGAAATAGGCGTCGGATCATATGGTTTCTCGGGCCGAGTCGGCATGGAATCTCGATGAGATTATCATGTTCTCTTTTTCGCACTAATCAACTAACGTTCTTCCGAAAAAGGTTAATGGTAGACAATACAATTAACTGGGATGACTGACGTGTGTACACCTTGTATTGGGGTTGGGACGAAGGTGAATTTTAGCTTTTTCCAAATAATGTTCTGAGTGCTTCGATCTTACCTGATCCCAGGAGAAAAAGACTCTGTCGTCCCATTGTCATATGCGAAGTCATTCAGTGGCAGGGTTGTATGGGACAGGGATTTGGTGGAGATGCGAATGGTGCAGAGGGTGTGGATGGTGTGGACGGTGTGGACGGTGTGCACGGTGTACCAAGTATAACACCAAAGTAGCTCGGCCGACCCATGATTCATAGGCAACCGATTGAAGCAATATGCCGATGGAAAGTATATAGCCCTCCCAAGGTTTTGCAAAATGGTGAAAAAGATCATTAAGCCTAAAAGGGCACTAGTGGGAAGTTAAAACTAAAATAGAAGTTACAATAGATTGGCCCGACGTTGGCAATGGACAATCAGTCGGCACTGGACTAAGGCATGTATTGATGCCCTCATACACTTCCGAAGCGTTAGAAGCGACCGTAGCCTAGCACCTTTACAAAAGCCATGTGCCTCCATCTTAGTTTGGGGCGAAtaaagcaaagcaaaacgCAATAGTTGTCAGGCTGCCCCCATTCCTGGTCGTAACTCTGAACAATGCcctccaagttgacgtcaaCATCAGTTACCGAATCGGCGGTGATCAATGCCCCAGTATCAAAAGTCTGGAGCATGGTTCAACTGAAGAACTTCCAGAACTTTTTTGTCGACATTAACAAGACGGAGATTTTACCCTCCGAGGATCTACAGAAAGAAGTAATTCGATGGACGTTTGACGATGGCACAATACTTGATGTTAGGGAGGAGGAGTACTCGGTAAGTTGTTTGCTACTCGCTGATTGTGGTTCGGGTTACTTATGCTACCTGCCCTAGAATATCAAGAACTACATGTCTTTCCACATCGTCCAGTGCCAGCCATATGGACTCCCCTACACCGGTGTCCTCACTACTATTTGTTTGTACCCCATTACCAGCAGGGCTGCCGAGGGAGGGACCTTTGTGCAGTGGAGCGGTCACTACACGGCAGATGCTAACGAAGGTAGGTTTTGCACAATTGTGAAAGAGAATGAAGAGG
Above is a genomic segment from Pyricularia oryzae 70-15 chromosome 7, whole genome shotgun sequence containing:
- a CDS encoding lactoylglutathione lyase: MTDITSYKFNHTMLKVKDPKASIAFYKHLGMDLLSEYKVPDHKLELYFVAGDSAISASHGTHQSDREGVLELSYSYGIENTSGGDQEPRGLRPVCLSVDNVKTTCKALCDAGYRINCNSEEETAHVLDPDGFWIKLIAHRSLGRIDDTATADCKGSKVHHTMIGVRDKNVSRKFYEQVFGMTWKYEQHSTQAGRDRFLLGCGKPHTSGPSVDISKPDVKCEGLLELLCSEDTKNKDGMEHHNGNLEPDDPGHICISVDDVHAACERLESLGVQWQKRLMDGPFRVAFVHDPDGNLIEIIQNEMYKPVKHEA